The genomic window GCCTCCAAACACGGAACCATTGACAGCAAGGCGCAACTTGGCCACGGGGGAATTTCGTCCCCTTTCCACAACAAAAAAGGCATCCACAGGGCCAACGCCGGGAATAGTCATAGTATGAGTAATAGTTAGTGAATTTGGATGTTTATCGCTGGTATGTGAAAAAAGTTGCCCCTTGACGCCACTTTATTTATCAGCCAAAAAGACACTGTGCTTTCCGTGAATTTGTCCAAACAAATCGTTGAAAAGATCCTTTCCTGCAAAAAACCTGAGAAGATCGTTCTTTTTGGCTCACGGGCCACCGGCAATGAAAAAAAAACCTCCGACATTGACATTGCCATTTTTGGGAAACAATGGACGGACCGGGACATAAACATGGTACGCCATCATCTGGAAGAAAAGATAAAAACTCCCCTGAAGTTTGATGTGATTAATTTTTATTCCATTGCAAAAGATGAGCTAAAAAACAACATTCTTTCCCAAGGAGTCATTCTTTATGAATCAAAAACGCATTAAGGAACTCAAACAGGATTACAAAAACGCCCTGGACCGCCTGGAAGAAGCCCTTCAAGAAAATGCCCTCAAGGGAAGCATTGTTGTAGACGGGACCATCCAGAGGTTTGAATTCACCTTTGAACTAGCCTGGAAACTAGCCAAGGCACTATTGGTCCATGGGGGCATCGAAGTCAATTCTCCGCGTTCTGCCATTAAAGAAGGGTTTCAGGCCAAATTGTTTGATAATGGAGAAGGGTGGATTGATATGCTTGAAGACAGGAACAAGACTTCACATTTATATGACGAAGATGAGTCCTTTGCCATTTACGAAAAAATAAAAAAAAATCACGTTCATCTTTTGAATGGTTTTTGGACAAAGAATTCAGGAACTAAAATTTAAAAAACAAACAAAAAACATTTTTTGTCATTTTATCTCTTCATACACGATTTTTATTACCTCAATTTCCCTTATCCCCTTGGGCGAGGGGAAGGTGACCACATCCCCTTTTTTGGACTTAAGAAGGGCCCGTGCCAGGGGGGAAATCCAGCTGATGTGCCCGCGAGAGGCCTCTGATTCGTCAATGCCTACAATGGAATAAGTTTTTTCGTTGCCTTCTTCATCACAGACGGTGACGGTGGCTCCAAAAAGAATGATGTCGGATCGAATGCTGGCAGGATCAATCACATCAAAAGCCTCGATCCGCTTTTCCAAAAAACGGATGCGGCGGTCAATTTCACGCAGGCGTCTTTTCCCATAAATATAATCGGCATTTTCCGACCGGTCCCCATTGCCCGCCGCCCAGGCAATGACTTCGGTAAGTTTAGGCCTCTCGGTGTGCAACAAATGGCGCAATTCATCAGTAAGCTTTTTAGCTCCGCGCGGGGTAATATAATTTTTGGAACCGGCAGGAATGGGAGGCAGTTTGAGGAGTTCATCATCTTCCTGATTGTTATCTGATTCTTTGACAAAGGCTTTACTCATAAAGAATTCACCAAATCGAACGGCAGTGAGGGTATTTATGGATTGCTTCGTCCTTGGTCACAAGGACAATGCCATGAGTCATGGCTGTGGAAATAAGAAAACGGTCAGCGGGGTCCCCATGAAAATCACCCGGAAGCCTGGTAGCCCGAATGGCAATTTGAGGCGTTAATTCCAGCAATTTCATCTCACCAAGAGAAAGTGCTTTTTCAACCCAAGCCTCAACATCCACCGAAAAACCAAGGCGTCCTTTGGCCACAAGCATGGCCACTTCCCAACAGGATATGGCAGAAATTCCCACTTCCCCCTCTTTGGTTGCCTGTTTGATGGTTTGCTGCGCGCTTAAAGAAACTTTTTCCGGATGTGTCAGCCACCACACCCATGTATGGGTATCCAACAAAATCATTGGGTCGCCTCCCAAACTTCATCGATGGGAGAAAGAATGTCTCCTTCAAAAACAAGAGTATTTTTTAACTGTTCCCGAACATCCACATTCAAATCTCCCCCTAAAGGCAGCACTTGGGCAATGGGCTTTCCCCATCTCGCGATAATAATTTTCTCTTTTTTGGCCCTCACCCTTTCAAAAAGGGAAAGACAATGCGACTTAAACTCTCCAACAGCTATGGTTTTCATGATGTCTATATTAAATAACCTATATGACTATGTCAATAGGTCATATTTGATTTTTCTAAATTTTTCATATTGATAAAACAGAGGTTCAACCTCCCCTATTTTCCCACTTTATATTCCTCCTTTTATCTCCCCTCATCATCAAGCTGTTGAAATAACTTATCTTTATAAAAGGGCTGTATCATCAGCCTTGGCATGCCGATTGCTTTTATAAATCAGCAGTTTATGGGAATATCCATTGGCTCAAATAAAGACGGTCTCATTCTGCCCCAACCTGGGGCTAAAAAAACGTCCGAAAAGAAGGAAACGGATCTTGGTAAAAAAGCATCTGAAAAAGAACCTGTACCCATTCCAGGGTTTTTGGAACAAGCCACAGCTCCACTCAAAGCAATAGTTGGTGAAACTAAAAAAGCCATCCCCACACTCTGGACACGTGCCCAAAAAGCTTCAAAACCGCAAGAGCCCACCAACGAAATAAGTGATGTCCCCTTAGAAGATGAAATTTTAAGTGCCGATGATTTTAGGGAACTGGCTGCGGGAAATAAAAATGATGAAGTAAAACAAGCCTGGGAATATTTCGTAAATGAGATCAACCCCAACTACAACCTTGCCCATGTGGAAGTGCGCCGGGATGAAATTCATGAAGGCGTGTATGGCCGCGTATACCATTTTGTGGGTTGGCCCAAGTCGGGTGTAACACAAAATGGTGAACCCCATGACGTTCGCTTTGTTCCTCAAACCACGCGGACTTTGGCTGCCAATGATGCGGATTTTGTGGGAACCACGGAAGAGTTTAAGGAATTAATAAAAAACCCCTCTTCTGTCACCCCACACTCGATGCGGGGTCTCCCTGCAGATCGCGGCTCAGAGGCCACGATTACAAGAAAAAAGGTTCTTTCCTGGGCCAATGCCCGCTATACCAACAACCCCCGTTCCCAGGTTAAAGAAAATGACATTGAATTTGTTGAACGCAAAGTCCGCAATGCCAATGGCCAATGGGTGACCGAACATCGTGTACGCAATAGGTATCTTCGTGTGGTTGGGGAAAAACCTGACCAGCCGCACGGCGGCGGTGAGGGGGAGGCTCCAGCGGCTTTGCCGATGGAGGGGGCGACGCGAGCCCCTATAATTGAAGAATTTGTTTTTTGGGAAGGAAAATACAAGGGGTCGGCCGAAGGCATGGAACCTGCCCGCCAGGAAAATTATTCATTAACGCCGTCAAAAAAATCATCCTTTCGCCCAGTCATAGTGGATGGCAAGCGCATTAAGGGGCAAAAAGAATATCTGCGAAGTTTTGGCCTGGATTTGGGAGAAGAGAGGGCCAACCATATCAATGGCACTCCCGCAGGATATGGGGAAGAACAGGAAAAAATCCGTGCCAATGTTGAAAAAAGTACCCTGCAAGTGGGCCGCACACTGGAAAGAATCGGGGACCCTTACAAACCTTTTTGGAAAAAACTGGAAAGCCTGGCCACCCGGCAATTGCAAATTCACGGGAATAACCCACAGACTCACGTAAGCCGGATGAAAGTCACGGGCTTTCATGCTTTGGGAGATTTTTCCGTAACGGCTCAAGTGAAAGTAGAAGCTTGGGATGAAAACGGGCAGATCACCCGTTTTTTGGCCACCACAGGAAATTATGGGAATCCGGAAATGGTTCTGGTTTTTAATCCCAATCAGAAAAGCACGTTTGAAAAAAGAAAGGGCCAATGGGAAACCGAATGGACTCAAGGACAAGAAGCTTCTCTTAACATAAAATTAATCCCCCCGGAGCTTAAAGGCCTCACCCGTGAACAATACAATGATATTGAAGCTTATAAAGCCGGCCGCGAAAATATTTCCTCTTTCTGGGAACGGGGCGATGGGCTTTTGGCTGAAGAAAATTCCAAAAGCTACATCGACGTCATTCATTTTTATAAGGATGAATTCGGCAAACCCTTAGCTCAAGCGGAGGAAAATTTGACGCAACTCATGACGCATCCGGAGGTCCCTGATTTTGAGGGAAAGAAAGCTGCGTTGGAAGAAATCATCGTTGACCTCAAAGAATTGACGACCCAAAAAGAACAAAAACTTTATGGCTTCCTCAATCGCCTTGAACAGGAAAATAATGCGGATCTTACGTCTTTTAAAAGTCTTCCCGCCATTTACTGCGACCAAATCAACGGAACCATTGTCAGCCCTCCCCTGCTTTTTGGAAAAAACCGCGATGGAAAAACCATCATTTTTGATTTGGCCACGGGCAGCCGTTATCAGGGAGCTGATCTTGACGCAGCCTTGGCCAATATGATGGCCCTCCATCCTTATGGCGTGGGTTACTATAAAATCAAAAATCCGGATTCAGGTAACGTCCAAACACTGCGAGGTTTTACAGAAAGTGATCTTGGCTGGGCCCAATGGGAAAAAAGAGCCGAAAAAGCCGGAAATGCGGCCATGTGCGCCATCGCCGTTTCCAAAATCCCCACGCCCCATACAGCCGTGGTGGGAGGCATTGCTGCAGCCGGGTTGGGTGCCTTTGCCGGAGCTGTCAATACCATCGTGGGAATCCGTAAAATGGGGCGTGACAGCCAGGCCGGCCGTGAAATGGATGGCCTGATAGCCATTAGCACTTTGGCTTCTGCCGTTGGTTTGGCGTCCATCCCAGGTGGAAGGTTTCTCAAGGAAGGGAGTAAATTAAAACTTCTTTTAGGGGTTGGAAGCTTAAGTCTGGATGCCGCCGAACTGGCCGCCACAGCACGGGAAGCCCTGCAGGAAATTGATGAAAATCCCAACCCCGAAGCACGCAAAGAACTACGTAAGCATTTGTATTGGAGCATGGCCCAACAAGGAGCCCTCACCGTTTATTTTAACTGGGGCGACGGAAAAAATTTATTGAGAAGCCGTAAAGAAGATGCGGTGCATGTTGTTGAGACCCCACCACCTCCTCCTGCAGGACCTAAAAGCCCTTCTCCATCCGGGACAGACTCTCAACCTTCTGCATTCCAAGACAATGATTTTGATGCGACATCCAAACCAGATTTTGCAACTACTCCCCAATTCAATCCTCTTGCCCCCACTCCTCCCGCACCGCGTCGCGACACTCAGCCACAACGCCAAGCCCATCAAGCTGTAGCGGGTGGAGGAAATGATGTGGACATGGGCAACGATGTTTTTGCCAATAACCCGGGAGCAGTAAATCCAAATGCCAATCCCAATTGGGCGGATGAGCATTTGCCAGGGCGACAAAACAGAGCCCCTGTCATGTCAAATGGAAACAGCGATGAAACGGATCTTGCCAGTATACGTCGTCCTATCATTCAAGTGGGAGGAGAATCTCATGGGACGCCCTCCAGAAGGGCTCCCCTATCCCCCCAAACACCTCTTTGGGCCGTGACCAGCCCTTCTCCAACACCGGGGTCACATGAAGACATTGCCATGCGGGAAGTTCAGGCCCTTCTTTCCGGCCCTGGAGCTCATTTAAGAGATCAACAATTTGGAAACCCGGAGGCCAGCTTCAACACGGAAACCGGTAAACCCTTTGGAAACTGGGCCAGCCGTTTAGAGCAACTCCGCGCCGCTCTTGGAACAAAACCTAGAGGTTCTGCTCGCGAATTTTTTGATCTTGCAGAGGTATTTCCAGAAGGCGTCCCACCACGACCCGAATTTGCACCAGCGTCACCCCCAGGATCCCCGGCAAACCCGCACATGGCTGTACGTGCCGCCACACCACCTACCGAAACACGGGGGAACCCCACTCTTGCAATTCCGGAAGGTTCAACAACCTATCATTTTGCACGTCGACAAGACGGCACAACTTTATCTACCGATACCGAGACTTTCAAATTGGCTGAAGGGGTCACTTTGGTGGCCAACACCACACTTGCTGATAGAGGGGCAACATTAGGCAGTATTGACCTGTCGACCAATAGATTTAAACAGGATCAACTAAGCTTGGAACTTCGCGTTGAATTTGGTTTAGCAAACATCAATGGGACCCCTCAAGGAGGGACAATTCGGCTAAAATCAGGAGATCGCATTACAATAGGTACGGATACTTTTATCGTTAGCGCCCATTTTGAAAATGGGCACCATTCTCTCACTATTTCAAGAGAATCACCCGGCAGCACACCCCCCTCTAGGCAAGCCGTGCCCATGCGAGAATTCTCTGCCCCCCTGAAAAATCCTGATGGGACCATTCCTCCCCGCTCCTTTCTAATGAATAATAAAGGACTCGGTGTTGACATTGTTCCCAAAGCTCCCCAGTCTAAAACTCTTTTGGGAAGAGTTTTTTCAACAGGACCAGAGAAACCTCGTTTTGAAGTGGTTCTAACACCTGGCGAGTATCCCGTGCAGAATATTTCAGTTAACGGACATCAG from Deltaproteobacteria bacterium GWA2_45_12 includes these protein-coding regions:
- a CDS encoding twitching motility protein PilT, which produces MILLDTHTWVWWLTHPEKVSLSAQQTIKQATKEGEVGISAISCWEVAMLVAKGRLGFSVDVEAWVEKALSLGEMKLLELTPQIAIRATRLPGDFHGDPADRFLISTAMTHGIVLVTKDEAIHKYPHCRSIW
- a CDS encoding transcription elongation factor GreB; translated protein: MSKAFVKESDNNQEDDELLKLPPIPAGSKNYITPRGAKKLTDELRHLLHTERPKLTEVIAWAAGNGDRSENADYIYGKRRLREIDRRIRFLEKRIEAFDVIDPASIRSDIILFGATVTVCDEEGNEKTYSIVGIDESEASRGHISWISPLARALLKSKKGDVVTFPSPKGIREIEVIKIVYEEIK